In Phaseolus vulgaris cultivar G19833 chromosome 10, P. vulgaris v2.0, whole genome shotgun sequence, a single genomic region encodes these proteins:
- the LOC137818070 gene encoding toll/interleukin-1 receptor-like protein — translation MPYWYLSRISNINAFLLFLSLSVWIPLTSSSPSSTHTLQSNYHVFVSFRGPDVRVGFLSHLIEALSLNQIVSFVDYNIPKGHQISDALLRAIEVSSIYLIIFSENYASSSWCLLELVKTVECRRKYGHMLLPIFYKVDPSDVRHQRGSYGEAFIAHEREYNLNTVQTWRYALKESANLAGFVSSTFRDDAELVKEIVKSVLNLRHKVNSKEEYEIDTQFPHAEPLLDFPVTRCMSV, via the exons ATGCCTTACTGGTATCTTTCTCGCATCTCTAATATAAACGCCtttcttctatttctttctCTTAGTGTTTGGATTCCACTGacatcttcttctccttcttccacTCACACCCTTCAATCAAACTACCATGTCTTTGTTAGCTTTAGAGGTCCAGATGTTCGCGTAGGTTTCCTTAGCCATTTGATTGAGGCACTTTCTCTAAACCAGATTGTTTCCTTTGTAGATTACAATATTCCGAAAGGACATCAAATATCTGATGCACTTCTAAGAGCAATTGAAGTATCATctatttatttgattatattttcaGAAAACTATGCTTCTTCAAGCTGGTGTTTGTTAGAACTTGTAAAAACTGTTGAGTGTCGTAGAAAATATGGACACATGTTGCTACCTATTTTCTACAAAGTAGATCCTTCAGATGTACGACATCAGAGGGGAAGTTATGGAGAGGCCTTTATTGCTCATGAAAGAGAGTACAATCTGAACACAGTGCAAACATGGAGATATGCTTTGAAGGAATCTGCTAATCTAGCAGGATTTGTTTCATCTACTTTTAG GGATGATGCTGAGCTTGTTAAAGAGATTGTTAAATCTGTGTTGAATCTCAGGCATAAAGTTAATTCTAAAGAAGAGTATGAAATTGATACACAGTTTCCACATGCAGAACCATTGCTAGATTTTCCAGTTACTAGATGTATG AGTGTTTGA